One Cervus canadensis isolate Bull #8, Minnesota chromosome 13, ASM1932006v1, whole genome shotgun sequence DNA segment encodes these proteins:
- the PGD gene encoding 6-phosphogluconate dehydrogenase, decarboxylating: MAQADIALIGLAVMGQNLILNMNDHGFVVCAFNRTVSKVDDFLANEAKGTKVLGAHSLEEMVSKLKKPRRIILLVKAGQAVDDFIEKLVPLLDVGDIIIDGGNSEYRDTMRRCRDLKEKGILFVGSGVSGGEDGARYGPSLMPGGNKEAWPHIKAIFQGIAAKVGTGEPCCDWVGDEGAGHFVKMVHNGIEYGDMQLICEAYHLMKDILGMGHQEMAKAFEEWNKTELDSFLIEITASILKFQDADGKHLLPKIRDSAGQKGTGKWTAISALEYGVPVTLIGEAVFARCLSSLKDERIQASKKLKGPQNIPFEGDKKSFLEDIRKALYASKIISYAQGFMLLRQAATEFGWTLNYGGIALMWRGGCIIRSVFLGKIKDAFDRNPGLQNLLLDDFFKSAMENCQDSWRRAISTGVQAGIPMPCFTTALSFYDGYRHEMLPANLIQAQRDYFGAHTYELLAKPGQFIHTNWTGHGGSVSSSSYNA; this comes from the exons ATGGCCCA AGCTGACATTGCCCTAATTGGATTGGCTGTCATGGGCCAGAACTTAATTTTGAACATGAATGACCATGGCTTTGTG GTCTGTGCTTTTAATAGGACAGTCTCCAAAGTTGATGACTTCTTGGCCAATGAGGCGAAGGGCACCAAGGTGCTTGGCGCTCACTCCTTGGAGGAAATGGTGTCCAAGCTGAAGAAGCCACGGCGGATCATCCTGCTTGTGAAGGCTGGTCAGGCTGTCGATGATTTCATTGAGAAACTG GTACCTTTGCTAGACGTTGGTGATATCATCATTGATGGAGGAAATTCTGAATACAGGGATACCATG aGACGGTGTCGAGACCTCAAGGAGAAGGGCATCTTGTTTGTGGGGAGCGGAGTTAGCGGTGGAGAGGACGGGGCCCGGTATGGCCCGTCGCTTATGCCCGGAGGGAACAAGGAGGCCTG GCCCCACATCAAGGCCATCTTCCAAGGCATCGCCGCCAAAGTGGGGACGGGAGAACCCTGCTGTGACTGG GTGGGGGACGAGGGTGCAGGACACTTTGTGAAGATGGTGCACAACGGCATAGAGTACGGGGACATGCAGCTCATCTGTGAGGCCTACCACCTGATGAAGGACATCCTGGGCATGGGGCACCAGGAGATGGCCAAG GCCTTTGAGGAATGGAATAAGACAGAGCTGGACTCATTCCTGATTGAAATCACAGCCAGTATTCTCAAGTTCCAAGATGCTGATGGCAAACACCTGCTGCCAAAGATCAGGGACAGCGCGGGGCAGAAGGGCACCGGGAAGTGGACCGCCATCTCCGCCCTGGAGTACGGCGTGCCTGTCACCCTCATCG GAGAAGCTGTCTTTGCGAGATGCTTGTCATCTCTGAAGGACGAGAGGATCCAAGCCAGCAAAAAGCTGAAGGGGCCTCAGAATATCCCGTTTGAAGGAGATAAGAAATCATTCCTGGAGGACATTCGAAAG GCCCTCTATGCTTCCAAGATCATCTCTTACGCTCAGGGCTTCATGCTGCTAAGACAGGCAGCCACTGAATTTGGCTGGACCCTCAACTATGGCGGTATTGCCCTCATGTGGAGGGGGGGCTGCATCATCAGGAG TGTATTCCTGGGAAAGATAAAAGATGCGTTTGATCGAAACCCAGGACTTCAGAATCTATTGCTGGATGACTTCTTTAAGTCAGCTATGGAAAACTGCCAG GACTCCTGGCGGCGGGCCATCAGTACTGGTGTCCAGGCAGGCATTCCCATGCCCTGCTTCACCACTGCTCTCTCTTTCTACGACGGGTACAGACACGAGATGCTGCCGGCCAACCTCATCCAG GCTCAGCGGGACTACTTCGGGGCGCACACCTATGAACTCTTGGCCAAGCCGGGCCAGTTCATCCACACCAACTGGACAGGCCACGGGGGCAGCGTGTCCTCGTCGTCGTACAATGCCTGA